The genome window CCGGCCATCGTGCGGTTGCGGAGCGTCTCGCGGACCGCGTCGATCAGCGTTCCGGCGAGCAGGTCGTCCGGGCCGCTCAGGACCACCTCGGAGAGGTTGAGCGCTCCGACGATGGGCGCGAGGGCGACGCCGAGCCGCTGGCCGGCCTGGCGCAGCACCGGCTCGACGGGCTCGCCCGCGAGGGCGGCTGCGGCGACCTTGGACTCCAGCCGCGGGACGGCGAGCCAGGCCTCCAGGCACTTCTCCCGGTCGTACGGGCCCTCGGCGCCGTCGTCCGTCCCGACCATGACCTGGCCGATCTCGCCCGCGGCGAAGCGGCTGCCGAAGACCAGGGCCCCGGCGACGAGGAGACCCGAGCCGACGCCGTGCCCGACCTTGACGAGCATCATGTCGCCCTGCGCGTCGGCGAAGCCGTGCTCGGCGAGCACCGCGACGTTGGCGTCGTTCGCGACGAAGACGGCGAGCCCGGTGCGCTCGGCGAGGCGCTGCTGCAGCGGCTCGTCGGTCCAGCCGAGGTTGGGAGCGGCCACGACCGTCCCGGTCGCGTCGACGATGCCGGGCGAGCCGATGCCGATCCCGAGGATGGGCGCGGTCGCCGCGGCGACCAGCTCGTCGACCAGCGCGAGGACCTTCTCCGTGGCCTCCTCGCCTCGGCTGCCGGCCAGAGCGACCTCCGCCGAGCGGAGCACCGCGCCGTCGATGTCGAGCACCGCGCCGCGGAAGACGGCGTGCTCGCTGAGGTCGACGC of Leifsonia shinshuensis contains these proteins:
- a CDS encoding ROK family transcriptional regulator; protein product: MLIDEARRSGADRRPVGADGVLVPGRALRPRTKVLPEHARNHNRSLVLQSLYRDGRASRADLARETGLTRVTISDLVGELIAEGLVIELGQRDDARPGKPAVLLDVNRAATQIVGVDLSEHAVFRGAVLDIDGAVLRSAEVALAGSRGEEATEKVLALVDELVAAATAPILGIGIGSPGIVDATGTVVAAPNLGWTDEPLQQRLAERTGLAVFVANDANVAVLAEHGFADAQGDMMLVKVGHGVGSGLLVAGALVFGSRFAAGEIGQVMVGTDDGAEGPYDREKCLEAWLAVPRLESKVAAAALAGEPVEPVLRQAGQRLGVALAPIVGALNLSEVVLSGPDDLLAGTLIDAVRETLRNRTMAGFHSDVTIRMTSQGRDIVLRGCVVMVLSAQLGVS